In Sphingomonas sp. SUN019, the genomic window GCGGGCAAGGCCGCGACCACCGCGTTCCTGGCGACCGATTACCACAAGCCGTCGGACGATCTGACGCAGCCGATCCTGTGGGATCAGGCGGTGCGCTTCGTCGATGCGAACTACCGCATCGCGCGCGAGATCGCCGACGCCCCGACGCGGCCGGTGTGGAACAAGGGCGATTATTTCGGGACGCTTTTTAAGGGGCCAATGGGGTTCAAGGAGCCGATGGCCGCGCAATGAGCCGGTTGCTGATCTTCGGGTTGGGGTACGCCGCGCAGGCAGTGGCGGCGCATGTGCCCGACTGGCGCGTCACTGGCACGACGCGCGACGGGCGTGACGGCACGCTGCGGTTCGACGATGCGGATGCGGTGCGGGCCGAACTGGCCGCGGCGACGCATGTTCTGTCGTCGGTCCCTCCGTCCGAGGATCGCGATCCGGTGCTGGATGCATACGGCGACCTGCTTGGTCGGCAGTGGCTCGGCTATCTGTCGTCGACCGGGGTGTATGGCGATGCAGGCGGGGCGTGGGTCGATGAGTCTGCACCAGTCGCAGGACGGCGCGCGGGGCGGAATGCGGCCGATCTGGCGTGGCTGGCGAAGGGCGCGCGGGTGTTCCGGCTGCCCGGCATCTACGGGCCGGGCCGCTCGCCGCTCGATCGCGTGCTGGAGGGCAAGGCGCACCGCGTCGACCTGCCCGATCAGGTGTTCAGCCGCGTCCATGTCGACGATATCGCGCGCGGCGTGATTGCGGGGTTCGATGGACCGGCGGGCGCGTATAATCTCGCCGACGATCTGCCGACCAGCCAGAACGAGGTCGTCGAACACGCCGCTGCGATGCTGGGCCTGCCCGCGCCGCCGTTCATTGCGCTCGAGACACTCAGCCCAATGGCGCGCGCTTTTTATGCCGAAAACCGCCGCGTCGCGAATGGCAGGGCGAAGCGCGTGCTCGGCTGGACGCCGCTATACCCGACCTACCGGTTGGGCCTGCGCGCGGTGAGCGCGACGACCAGCCCGGCCACCGCGAGCGACGCGCCCGCCGCGGCCAGCAGCGACCAGCGATAGCCCTCGAACACGGTCGACAACAGCATCGCGATGACGGGTACGATCACGCCCGAATAGGCCGCCTTCGCCGGGCCGATCGCGCGCAGCACGCCGAAATAGAGCGGGAACGCCAGCGCCGACGCGACGATGCCGAGATACGCGATCCCCGCGATATAGCCCCAGCGCCAATCGAACACCGGCGCGCCGACCGTGCTCCACGCGAACGCCGCATCCATCGCCGCCCCCAGCAGCATCGCGACCGCGGTGGTCGACAGCATCGGATACGCTCGCGCGGTGGGCGTCGCCTGCATGATATTGGCGGTCGAGGCCGAGAGGATGGCGCAAAGCGTCAGGCCGATGCCGGTCAGCGCGCGCGCCGGGCCGCTGGGATCGCTGCGCGCTTCGTGGACGAACAACAGGCTGACGCCGGCCATCGCGACCGCCGACCCGATCAGCAATTGCCGCCCGAGCCGCTGCCCGAGGAAGATGCGCCCGAACAGGGCGTTCGGGACCAGCAGCAGCGCGAAGATCACCGCAACCAGCCCCGAGGTGATGGACGCCTCCGCACGGTAGACGAAGTTGAAGTTCAGCACGAACTGGCTGAGCGCGAGCGCCAGCG contains:
- a CDS encoding NAD(P)-dependent oxidoreductase — encoded protein: MSRLLIFGLGYAAQAVAAHVPDWRVTGTTRDGRDGTLRFDDADAVRAELAAATHVLSSVPPSEDRDPVLDAYGDLLGRQWLGYLSSTGVYGDAGGAWVDESAPVAGRRAGRNAADLAWLAKGARVFRLPGIYGPGRSPLDRVLEGKAHRVDLPDQVFSRVHVDDIARGVIAGFDGPAGAYNLADDLPTSQNEVVEHAAAMLGLPAPPFIALETLSPMARAFYAENRRVANGRAKRVLGWTPLYPTYRLGLRAVSATTSPATASDAPAAASSDQR
- a CDS encoding DMT family transporter, encoding MSDEKPRSARAVVLIPFAVVTLIWGSTWLVIRDQLGVVPPSWSVSYRFLLAGLVLGAWALANRESFRFDARGWLFALALALSQFVLNFNFVYRAEASITSGLVAVIFALLLVPNALFGRIFLGQRLGRQLLIGSAVAMAGVSLLFVHEARSDPSGPARALTGIGLTLCAILSASTANIMQATPTARAYPMLSTTAVAMLLGAAMDAAFAWSTVGAPVFDWRWGYIAGIAYLGIVASALAFPLYFGVLRAIGPAKAAYSGVIVPVIAMLLSTVFEGYRWSLLAAAGASLAVAGLVVALTARRPNR